One Capsicum annuum cultivar UCD-10X-F1 chromosome 2, UCD10Xv1.1, whole genome shotgun sequence genomic window carries:
- the LOC107860132 gene encoding transcription factor bHLH93 isoform X1 — protein sequence MELTQQDFLEELLAPRIESWNSNSSSTFASGVKEFFPNAWNIESSTFYQENPDFIPSNSSLLDLMMMSPSESSFPCPDFQESYPFLDSSTYNNQLECNNRALVGEGFISNTDHFLGHYGQQEDSVSCFNINKVVKMEEAATSRINSHVTDIVGQEKKSGNKVKKVEGQPSKNLMAERRRRKRLNDRLSMLRSVVPKISKMDRTSILGDTIDYVKELLDKISKLREENEMQDEIKDIKFMGNFKELKPNEAFVRNPPKTLQFDVERRNGEETSIEMCCATKPGLLLSTVSTMETLGLEVQQCVVSCFSDFSMRASCSEATEHRTILGSEDVKQALFKTAGYGGRCL from the exons ATGGAGCTTACTCAACAGGATTTTCTGGAGGAACTACTTGCTCCAAGAATAGAAAGTTGGAACAGTAATAGTAGTAGCACTTTTGCAAGTGGAGTGAAGGAATTCTTCCCAAATGCATGGAACATTGAGTCATCTACTTTCTATCAAGAAAATCCTGACTTTATACCCTCAAATTCTTCTCTTTTGGACCTCATGATGATGTCTCCTTCTGAATCCAGCTTTCCATGTCCTGATTTCCAAGAATCCTACCCTTTTCTTGATTCTTCTacttataataatcaattagagTGCAATAATAGAGCCTTGGTGGGGGAAGGTTTTATTTCTAATACTGATCATTTTCTTGGTCATTATGGTCAGCAAGAAGATTCAGTTAGTTGCTTCAATATTAACAAAGTGGTCAAAATGGAAGAAGCTGCCACTTCAAGAATAAATAGCCATGTTACTGATATTGTGGGACAAGAAAAGAAGAGTGGCAACAAAGTGAAGAAGGTAGAGGGGCAACCGTCTAAAAATCTAATGGCAGAAAGGAGGAGAAGGAAACGACTCAACGACCGACTCTCTATGCTTAGATCCGTTGTGCCCAAAATTAGCAAG ATGGATAGAACATCCATACTTGGAGATACAATTGATTACGTGAAGGAGCTCTTAGATAAAATCAGCAAGTTGCGTGAAGAAAATGAAATGCAAGACGAAATTAAGGACATAAAATTTATGGGAAATTTCAAGGAGCTAAAGCCTAATGAAGCGTTTGTCAGAAATCCTCCAAAG actTTGCAGTTTGATGTAGAAAGGAGGAATGGTGAGGAGACAAGCATAGAGATGTGTTGTGCAACGAAGCCAGGATTACTGTTATCTACAGTAAGCACAATGGAAACATTAGGTCTTGAGGTGCAACAATGTGTTGTCAGCTGTTTTAGTGACTTCTCAATGAGAGCTTCTTGCTCTGAG GCAACGGAACATCGAACAATTTTGGGTTCTGAAGACGTGAAGCAAGCTCTATTCAAAACAGCAGGTTATGGAGGAAGATGTCTGTAG
- the LOC107860132 gene encoding transcription factor bHLH93 isoform X2: MELTQQDFLEELLAPRIESWNSNSSSTFASGVKEFFPNAWNIESSTFYQENPDFIPSNSSLLDLMMMSPSESSFPCPDFQESYPFLDSSTYNNQLECNNRALVGEGFISNTDHFLGHYGQQEDSVSCFNINKVVKMEEAATSRINSHVTDIVGQEKKSGNKVKKVEGQPSKNLMAERRRRKRLNDRLSMLRSVVPKISKMDRTSILGDTIDYVKELLDKISKLREENEMQDEIKDIKFMGNFKELKPNEAFVRNPPKFDVERRNGEETSIEMCCATKPGLLLSTVSTMETLGLEVQQCVVSCFSDFSMRASCSEATEHRTILGSEDVKQALFKTAGYGGRCL; the protein is encoded by the exons ATGGAGCTTACTCAACAGGATTTTCTGGAGGAACTACTTGCTCCAAGAATAGAAAGTTGGAACAGTAATAGTAGTAGCACTTTTGCAAGTGGAGTGAAGGAATTCTTCCCAAATGCATGGAACATTGAGTCATCTACTTTCTATCAAGAAAATCCTGACTTTATACCCTCAAATTCTTCTCTTTTGGACCTCATGATGATGTCTCCTTCTGAATCCAGCTTTCCATGTCCTGATTTCCAAGAATCCTACCCTTTTCTTGATTCTTCTacttataataatcaattagagTGCAATAATAGAGCCTTGGTGGGGGAAGGTTTTATTTCTAATACTGATCATTTTCTTGGTCATTATGGTCAGCAAGAAGATTCAGTTAGTTGCTTCAATATTAACAAAGTGGTCAAAATGGAAGAAGCTGCCACTTCAAGAATAAATAGCCATGTTACTGATATTGTGGGACAAGAAAAGAAGAGTGGCAACAAAGTGAAGAAGGTAGAGGGGCAACCGTCTAAAAATCTAATGGCAGAAAGGAGGAGAAGGAAACGACTCAACGACCGACTCTCTATGCTTAGATCCGTTGTGCCCAAAATTAGCAAG ATGGATAGAACATCCATACTTGGAGATACAATTGATTACGTGAAGGAGCTCTTAGATAAAATCAGCAAGTTGCGTGAAGAAAATGAAATGCAAGACGAAATTAAGGACATAAAATTTATGGGAAATTTCAAGGAGCTAAAGCCTAATGAAGCGTTTGTCAGAAATCCTCCAAAG TTTGATGTAGAAAGGAGGAATGGTGAGGAGACAAGCATAGAGATGTGTTGTGCAACGAAGCCAGGATTACTGTTATCTACAGTAAGCACAATGGAAACATTAGGTCTTGAGGTGCAACAATGTGTTGTCAGCTGTTTTAGTGACTTCTCAATGAGAGCTTCTTGCTCTGAG GCAACGGAACATCGAACAATTTTGGGTTCTGAAGACGTGAAGCAAGCTCTATTCAAAACAGCAGGTTATGGAGGAAGATGTCTGTAG
- the LOC107860133 gene encoding uncharacterized protein At5g65660, translated as MESYAPPHPDASRPSLGFPLGTALLLLIIFSLSGIFSCCYHWDKLRSLRRSFANGIDLEAGDDPSSLKSKRAYMNCKQNQISDMPAVLMPGDEVPKFIALPCPCQPPRPDKLFAEYQQQPSSPLKPPPPPPHTAVAVVAPYRQIRTTFYL; from the exons ATGGAGAGTTATGCACCACCCCATCCGGACGCCTCGCGCCCTTCACTTGGTTTCCCTCTTGGAACTGCGTTACTATTGCTAATAATTTTCAGCTTGAGTGGCATCTTCTCCTGCTGCTACCATTGGGACAAGCTTCGCTCTCTCCGTCGATCTTTCGCCAACGGCATAGATCTCGAAGCAGGCGATGATCCTTCATCCTTGAAATCCAAACGAGCATACATG AATTGTAAGCAAAACCAAATCTCAGACATGCCAGCAGTATTAATGCCAGGAGATGAAGTACCCAAGTTCATAGCATTGCCATGTCCATGTCAACCTCCTCGACCAGACAAGTTATTTGCAGAGTATCAACAGCAGCCATCATCCCCTTTGAAGCCGCCGCCGCCGCCTCCTCATACGGCAGTGGCAGTGGTTGCACCTTACCGTCAAATTCGTACTACTTTTTACTTGtaa